One Alkalinema sp. FACHB-956 DNA window includes the following coding sequences:
- a CDS encoding Uma2 family endonuclease, protein MTLSNTLPSHSFPLEPTVLKRWTVQDYHRMSEVGILAPNERTELIAGHITLMVAKGTAHVTSLHLLANTLRDLLGSTALIRTQDPIQLDDFSEPEPDLAIVKGNILDYADHHPCPRDVLLVVEVADSTLKQDCEIKDKLYAQAGIPEYWVLDLKNRQLHIFRNPTATSYTSHLILTEPNEVSPLEFPHLTLTLSDLLPPVY, encoded by the coding sequence ATGACTCTATCGAACACTCTCCCCAGCCACTCTTTTCCGTTGGAACCCACTGTCCTCAAACGGTGGACGGTGCAAGACTACCACCGCATGAGTGAGGTGGGCATTCTCGCCCCTAACGAACGGACGGAACTTATTGCTGGACACATTACGCTGATGGTAGCTAAAGGAACGGCCCATGTGACTTCACTACACCTGCTGGCGAATACCCTGCGGGATTTGCTGGGCAGCACTGCGTTAATTCGGACGCAAGACCCGATTCAACTGGATGATTTTTCTGAGCCAGAACCGGATCTTGCGATCGTGAAGGGCAATATTTTGGATTACGCAGATCATCATCCTTGCCCTAGGGATGTCTTGCTGGTGGTTGAAGTGGCTGACTCTACCCTGAAACAGGACTGCGAAATTAAAGATAAACTCTATGCTCAAGCAGGCATTCCTGAATACTGGGTGCTAGACCTGAAAAATCGCCAACTTCACATCTTCCGCAACCCAACTGCCACCAGCTATACCAGCCATCTGATTCTTACCGAACCTAACGAGGTTTCTCCCCTGGAATTTCCTCATCTCACCCTTACCCTCAGTGATCTGCTGCCACCCGTTTACTAG